cgggcgacagggttcttgtgttgctacccatggatcatgataagttaatgatgcaatggaagggcccgtacgtTGTGaggcggaagaaaaaggacatggattatgaggtagTGATAGATGGAACAAAGAGGGTTTTTCAtgttaatatgttgaagaaatatgaagaacgaggtcccgtacggcggtactcccccagggcaacttgttcggtagtggccgaggagacaggtcatgctgccgaggtgtccacgttcagtgggaagaaaaacgctgGAGGGGATGAGGtaaagaagcccaatttgaatgcaaaCAGAGGATTAAAGCcctactccaaatcaagagggagacgttttgggatgggccaagccaaattgaggtcatatgtcacaaattagacttgtatagagagagctaactggtcagctctggatgtctgggatatatcatgttgttgctgtgttaatgtgtctctgggatttaccttgttgttgttgttgctattgttggtgttatgtgattatacaaagGAGTGCGTTGTgtacacgaacatgtttattaaggactgtacggacagcggcagtggtgtgttagtgttctgaacacgcagtttggtgtgctgtgttcgtggtgcgcgtttggtgtgtgctggacctctgcggtgtgttgcGTGCTGTGTCCAGAATCGTCACAGAAggtagtcggttggctggatggcttgaagatgaggatgacgtgagcagtttttcatggaaaaacgcttgagagagggggcccttgtcacatatattagaagaagatgaagaagaagaagtttattcacatcacattacatgatgcaggaagcctgcagaaaaagttgccagaagccagcttgacagggccgcaggcccccttTCATTGGCAGTTTGCGGAATgtcgtaaaaaaaagtttatacacagcatattttatcacaacatgtaaagaaaaaaaaagtgaaaaatacaacATATTACAAGAAAAAACTCTAAAACATATATACTGTTACCACATTTCAGTGTAACACGTGCTCACATTTTTAATACATTGATGGGGAAATATTATAGACACAAAATCTCGTTTTACTTCGTTTTGAAAAGATCGCGCAGTGCTTTGAAAGTTATATTGTCGAGTTGGATATTTTtagcttgcaaactgtttagtaaTCGGGGTAACTTGTTTTGCAGCATTTGTAGACCGCATGTAGTTCTACTTGTGTTAACCTTCCATGGTTCAAAATGACGCGTCTGGTATGAATCTACATTCTTTTCTAGCTGAGCTATGTTCTTAGTAGTACAATTGTTACgtttagtttcttgtttgaaCAACTTGCAAAGCCGGTAGTCATAGGATTTTGTTACTGGAATTAcattgtattttttaaataattcATGTGTGTGGTAGTGCATTGGTACGTTTTCGACAgctcttaaaaacttttttttggaGAATGAGCACTCTGTCTATATTAGATTTAGTAGTCGATGCCCACACCAAGTGACAATTATTAAGTCTAGGGGAGAAAAGACCATTATAAATCAGCATCAGAATGTGGCGAGGGAATACATGGCGATTTCGCGAAACAATGCCTACTATTtgtgatagtttttttttgtaatataatCTATGTGGGCATCCCATGACATTGTGTTTTGAAAAATGACACCCAGAGTTTTAAAACTAGACACAATCTCTACAGGAGTTGACCGTAGTGTAATTGTGTTTTGTGTGTCTATGTTTTTGTTCCTAGTATGATACAAAACTGCTTTAGTTTTATCAGCATTAATCTTCAAGCTATTTTTTTGGGTCCATTCATCAAGCTTAGCAAGCGCTACATTTGCTGCAGCTATTAGCTGATCACTTGATTCTCCTGTGAAAAACACGCTTGTATCATCCGCATAATTCACAAAAATAGCGGATTAAGCGATACCGTAAACATCGTTCTCGTACAAATTGAACAAAAAGGGGCCCAGgatgctgccttgcggcacaccctgGGAAACATGAAGTGCATCTGATAAAGAATCACCAATGGCTACAATTTGGGTACGATGTTTAAGGTAGGATTCCATAAGAACACCGGCCTTTCCGCGAATGCCATAATGTTCTAACTTCCTAATAAATATTGCGTGGCTGATagtgtcgaatgctttcgagaagtcaacGTAAAGGCCCAAGACTAGCTTACGTTTCTCCAAACCGCTTAAAATGTGTTCTTTCTGCGTCAAGAGGGCAAGTTCAGTGCTAAATCCTTTGCGGAAACCGAACTGGCTACTAGCTAGcaatttgtgtttttcttgaaatGCTGTCAATCGGTTTAAAATAGCTTTTTCAAAAACTTTGGAAAAGACCGGGAGAATTGATATAGGCCGATAATTTCCCATATcatttttgtcacctttcttaTATAGCACGCTTACTCGAGCGGCCTGCATTTTGGGCGGAAATATGGCCTGCTGAAAGCATAAATTAAGTACATGCATTAAGCATGGAGCAAGAAAATGTGCAACGTGTTTGATTGGTTTTACCTGAATTCCATCTACGTCTTTGGCACTGCTATTTCTTAAATTCAGAATTATGCTTGCAAATTCTGTTTCACTTACTGGAGTCAGAAACACCGAGTTATCATTACGCGGAAAGTTTGCTAGGTCATTGGAGCAAATGGCGGTGTTACCTTGAACAAAATGTTGGTTGACTGCGTTCGCGAGGGTTTCTCCTGTTAACTCAGCATCATGTCTTTTTATCTTACACACTTTTTCAGTTCCTATCTTGTAATTTAGCATCGAGTTCAGTCTACGCCAAACTGCATCCATTTGTCCTGCTGCAGGCATAAATACATTGTCTGAATATTCACGTCTGGATTTTTTTATATCTTTATCTAGATGATTACGGAAAGCTTTAAATTCTACtagtattttttgtttttgcttttgacAAATTGGTGGTACAAGTTATTCTTTTTTCTAATCCTCGCGGAAAGTTCTGCGTTAACCCATGGTTTTCGGATTTTTCTACCGTTCTTCCTTGCTACTAAAGGAAAACTCTCCTCTTAGATTGGTTTCAGTATTTTCATGAATGTGTCATAAGCAACGTTCGCATCTTCGCTACCAAAAACTTGATCCCACGAAGTGCGTGAAACTTTGCTATAAAACTTGGAAAGGTTGCAGTGTGCCATATGTTGAACGAAATATGCATGTCGTGCTTTATTTTTGCTGAACTGACTTTTGGCGCACAAAAATATaggcaagtgatcactgagaTCTGACGTAAGTACACCCGCTTTGATTCTACATGCGTCAATATTAGTAAGGAACACATCAATTAATGAGGATGAACTTTCTGTCACTCTCGTCGGCATATCAATAGTGTTCCTAATACCATGCGTGTTCAACAAAACAGAAAAGTTAGTTGGCAAAGAAGCATTCGTCATATTTATGTTAATATCACCACCAAATATAATACTATAACGATTAATATCAACAAAGGAGAACAGCGTTTCTAAGTAGTCAAAGAAAGGCGCCATCTTTCCATGTGGAGGACGGTAACAAACTACCAACAAATTGTTGTGAACAAGAACAGATACAATTTCATAATCATCTGTAACGATGGAAAAATTTTCAAGCAGTTCATATTCGTACATTTTGTTTATCAAAATGCAAATTCCGCCACCACTTCCAGAGGAGCGATTTAAGTAACAAGATTTATACCCAGCAAGTTTATAAACGTCGGTGCTGTCCGTTGACCATGTCTCAGTTAGCAATACACAATCTAGTGACTCATTTAGCTCATCAAGAAGTAAATCCAGACCTAATTTTTTATATTTGATTGATCTTATGTTCAGATGAAAGCATTTAAATGACTGCAAAAACGGTTTCCCTATGTGTTTCTGGAAGTCGTGCGGCAAAACGTAGGACGCCATATTCATGGGTCATCCGCCTTTAGGCAAGCTTCTTCAGGTTGCCAACGTTCGCTACCAATTCGGCATTCAGTCCTTCAGCCTTTCGTACCAGAACTCGGCCATTGCTATGCCACACATATTTGTATTTCTTAACTTTTGCCCAGTTCTTAGCCTCGAACAACAGTGCACGGGTTCTTTTCGTTAGGTTTTCTAGCACGAAGATATTTCCGTCTGCTTCTTGCAGTTTCTTTCTGTTTTGCCACCACGCGTCCCTGTCAGCTTGTCTTGCGAAACGACAAATTATGCCTGGGATCTTATCTTTTTTTGCTGGCAGACGGTGAACTGCCACTACATCATTCTCTGAGAGTGCAGGAAGTTTAATTTGGGCAGTCAGTGCATTTATCTTATCCAACAGGTTTCCTTTATCAGTTTCTTGGATGCCATTAAATTCTAGGTTGAGGCGGCGGCTCCTCCATTCAAGGTCATAAATGTCATCTTTCAGTTGAGCGACATCATCATTCTGTGTTTCGACCTTTTCTACACTCTTCCTTAGTTCTTTCACCTCGCGCTCGTTCCGCTCTGTGCGTGAAAGCAAATCATCGTACtggtcgcttaacagctgcaatgAGTCTTCGATACCGTCAATCGTTTCTTTAAGAGGCAGCAGTTGGTCAAGCTTATCACTAATTGCCATCATCCAGATCCTCACATCCGCGCTATCATCACTGGCGAGTTTTGCATCCTGCGTAGCCGGCGTGCGTGCTTTCGAGCGCCTACAAAAGATGCAGCGCCAGGCTTTACGGTATtcatctccctttgttttgagcgtAGCATCGGTAATTCCGGCGCATTTCCCAGTGTGGTATCTGTGACCACATTCACTGCAGTCAATAGTGCCATCTGACGAGGTGCAATCTACAGAACACACAGAGCACTGCAAATGTGGGGGCATTGTCACAAAACGTCACaccttggcagcagcagcagcgattgAAATGATACTTAAAACATTGATATGTGTACCTGACTTCCACTAACCTGCAAGATCACAATGAAGATGTGGCTTGAGATGCTGCTCGCTCGtcggtgccgctgctgccaatgcgatcGGCCAGTCCAGTCTTGCTGTATTTGTAGCCTTCCGTCGATGTCAGCGCTGGGTGTTGGTCTTAGCGGCGTAGGAAGGCAGCTTCCAGGGTGATAGGCGTCGTTCTTGATCACCAGCGATGCGCATGTGCCCGAACAGTCAAGGCAGCTCTGTATCAGCAAGATCACAATGAAGATGTGGCTTGAGATGCTGCTCGCTCGtcggtgccgctgctgccaatgcgatcGGCCAGTCCAGTCTTGCTGTATTTGTAGCCTTCCGTCGATGTCAGCGCTGGGTGTTGGTCTTAGCGGCGTAGGAAGGCAGCTTCCAGGGTGATAGGCGTCGTTCTTGATCACCAGCGATGCGCATGTGCCCGAACAGTCAAGGCAGCTCTGTATCTGCAAGATCACAATGAAGATGTGGCTTGAGATGCTGCTCGCTCGtcggtgccgctgctgccaatgcgatcGGCCAGTCCAGTCTCGCTGTATTTGTAGCCTTCCGTCGATGTCAGCGCTGGGTGTTGGTCTTAGCGGCGTAGGAAGGCAGCTTCCAGGGTGATAGGCGTCGTTCTTGATCACCAGCGATGCGCATGTGCCCGAACAGTCAAGGCAGCTCTGTATCTGCAAGATCACAATGAAGATGTGGCTTGAGATGTTGCTCGCTCGTCGGTGCCGCTTctgcctaaattaaattttaaaggaaaaaggtgtgaagaagacgacgcgaattaatcgaagaataaagaagaggaagaagcattcgttgatgtgGAGACAGATGATTGGTGAAGCATACGGtcacgtggagagagatgattggtggagaagagaagacgacgacaattttatgtggactaacaccgaggctataaaagggcgagtgagagcgaggcactggggggaacagcagagaagcggaggctccggcaggtcagggtcacatcggctggaagagagcgacgccggctactgctccggtgagctcgcgttctacgacatcgcatcgtggacttcctgccgtgcctgagcccgttccggggagtcaacggaggacgctaccacctgctacggccaggaaTGTCTCCAGCGCggttgcaacccatccgggtggtgcccccatcgccaacaacactggcatcatctccacgggcgcttggacctggagcttatacgacgcaaccagcgacgccgccaccagagccaacaacaccggcttcacctccacgggtgcttggagctggagcttgtacgacgcagccagcgacgccagcccgagcacgtcgaacgccgccagcgacgccagcccaagcacggcgaacgccgcttCGACGCCGtttactggatccatacaacgccgcagccacaccgaaccaaccgtgagcacgaacgccgaccgctaatagtagaacactagtagtagacgctagtagcagtgtgcccgggttgtgtgtatttatagtctttgtgctttgtgttagttttgttagttttgtgttatagtgtgtgtgccacgtagggtgtattaaatgtgcgtttgtgtgggtacacccgtcgcctagtccattctttcggtccgagtgttctccggggagatccgtgacaaagtcaCGTCTCagggtgatgacgtcacaccaaagTGATGGCGTCACGTTTGAGGTCAGTCTAAATCACTACACGAGCAGACAGAAGAGGCGGGGGCgaaaccgcgtccgccgaagcgacgacgctggtttgagcaacagatatcgcagGTGCAGACTGCTGTTGCTGTTcatgataggaagaaagaaaaggaaagtgcacgggactgcctactggctcaatccgagccacgctcgctgccgcgtgcttaAACTGGGAGAGAACAGGTGCAGACAAAAATCCCTTCAAACGTCATCACTGTTTGACCTCAATGCGGTGGCAGTAGTCCCGAATACATTCACCAAAATTTGATCAACCGTTCATCGTACAGCATTCTGGTGTCATAGTATTCTTTGCACATAGCTTGCATATATATGGTTTAGTCAATatagaggctagcttgcgaccGAGGTTCGGACCAGTGATATATGCAACTTCAATTACATGCTTTTTGAggtttgtgaaagggattcggacgtgtttggtttggtttatgagggttttaacgtcccaaagcgactcaggctatgagggacgccgtagtgaaggggctccagaaatttcgaccacctggggttctttaacgtgcactgacatcgcacagtacacgggcctctagaatttcgcctccatcgaaattcgaccgccgcgaccgggatcgaacccgcgtctttcgggccagcagccaagcgccataaccactcagccaccgccgcgACCGGATTCggacgtgtgacagggggtccaACCGaaggagacctccactgcggcacctctttctacttttattctttcacttcctcctttatcccttccattacagtGCTGTtggggtgcccaccgagatatcaGAGACAAtcactgcgccatatcctttctataaaacaaattttcaattatttttcaAGGAAAAGAAATTACGCAATACCTGTTACTCGTATCTGGTTGGCAACCTGGGGCCGAGGAGCGCGGATGTGATTCACgtcggctccggaaattctgtcTCGTTGTGCCAGAAACGTTTATCGGATGTTGGATTCAATGATACCTTGTGCATGGGAACACGTCAGGACCACTTGGATACCAAATTTGTTACTGTGAGTGTAACCGTTTGTCTGTCGCTATCGATTTTGTGCGGACCGCCTGGGACGCGCTAGGCGTCCGTTAGGCCTAGCCCATCTTCGGCCGGAGACGCCGGCCCGGAGGCCCTTGCGCCGCCGGTCAACCGCCGATTCTGTGGACCCACCTTGTCGATGGAGGTGACCGTCGAAGGTACGGACCTGGATCCGGAACATTATGACAGCAGCTGGGTCAAAGTGCTCCAACGAAAGGTTGAAGCGAAACACCAACGGAAGCTTCTCGAAGGTTCCAAGGAGAACGCCAAGATGGAGACGAGCCGTGTCGGACGCGGGGAAGCCGGAGACAAAATTGCAGGTGGGGCCGTTTTAGGCCCTACCAACGCGGTCCGGAGGAAAGCGGCTGAACAATCGATCGCTATGAATCTTCCGAGATTCCCGGATGAAGGCATCAAGGTGATTCCTAGGCCTCGTGAAGGTCTGGGCGTGATTAAACGCACGTCGGGCCCGCTGATCAGTCAAGCCTTCGCCAAGGCTGCCGGACTCGGCTGGTCGGAGCAGGACTCATGGTGTGTGAACGGAAAGCAAGGTACGATGCTCTTTCATTCCTCGGACTTTAACCGAGGCGTAAAGGTGGCTGCAATCCGTTGCTTTAAACTCAACGACAACGAGCATGAAGTTGTGGCCAATATGATCGCACCGGAGGATTGCGGGCGAGGGGTAGTTCACGGGATCTCTGAGAGATTCACGGAAGAACAGTTGCTGAAAGCACTGAGAAGGGATCCGAAGAATCCAGACGTCGCTGGAGTGCGTCGGATGGGAAATACTTCCACTATATATGTTGTATTTGTTGTATTTTGTATTTGTTGTATTTGTTGTATATGttgtattttcactttttttttctttacatgtgataaaatatgctgtgtataaactttttttttacgacATTCCGCAAACTACCAATGAaagggggcctgcggccctgtcaagctggcttctggcagctttttctgcaggcttcctgcatcatgtaatgtgatgtgaataaacttcttcttcttctccttcttctatTATCACCTTTCTGGAAGCTGACGTTCCAAGGTTTGTCAGGATTGAAGGCATGCTCATGCCCTGCTAGTTGTTCAAAAAGAGATATGAAGTCTGCTTCAGGTGTGGAGAACTTGGTCATCGCTCCGATAGGTGCGACAGTGAAAACCCAAAGTGTCGTGGCTGTGCGGTGGTGTCGCCGGCTGAAGATCATCAATGCGTTCCCAAGTGTAGCCTATGTGGAAAAGGCCATCTGACGGGTGACAAGCATTGCAAGGAACTCTTCCGTACGCCATACGTAATCAAGAAGAAACAGTGGGAAGCAAAGTTAGCTGCCGAGGAGGAGGCCAATAAGCAGCATTAAGTCCGTTTCAGTCGTAGAGATGGCAGCAGTGCGTCCCACGAGTGACCCTCGAGCCATCCGAGGTACCGTTCCGCTTCGgttcccagcagcagcagcagcagcagcagcagcagcagcagcagcggcagcagcggcagcagcggcagcagcggcggcagcggcagcagcggcggcagcggcggcggcagcggcggcagcggcggcagcagcggcagcagcggcggcagcggcggcagcggcggcagcggcggcagcggcggcagcggcggcagcggcggcagcggcggcagcggcggcagcggcggcagcggcggcagcggcggcagcggcggcagcggcggcagcggcagcggcagcggcagcggcagcggcagcggcagcggcggcagcggcggcagcggcagcagcggcagcggcagcggcagcggcagcggcagcagcagcagcagcagcagcagcagcagcagcagcagcagcagcagcagcagcagcagcagcagcagcagcagcagcagcagcagcagcagcagcagcagcagcagcagcagcagcagcagcagcagcagcagcagcagcagcagcagcagcagcagcagcagcagcagcagcagcagcagcagcagcagcagcagcagcagcagcagcagcagcagcagcagcagcagcagcagcagcagcagcagcagcagcagcagcagcagcagcagcagcagcagcagcagcagcagcagcagcagcagcagcagcagcagcagcagcagcagcagcagcagcagcagcagcagcagcagcagcagcagcagcagcagcagcaagcagcagcagcagcagcagcagcagcagcagcagcagcagcagcagcagcagcagcagcagcagcagcagcagcagcagcagcagcagcagcagcagcagcagcagcagcagcagcagcagcagcagcagcagcagcagcagcagcagcagcagcagcagcagcagcagcagcagcagcagcagcagcagcagcagcagcagcagcagcagcagcagcagcagcagcagcagcagcagcagcagcagcagcagcagcagcagcagcagcagcagcagcagcagcagcagcagcagcagcagcagcagcagcagcagcagcagcagcagcagcagcagcagcagcagcagcagcagcagcagcagcagcagcagcagcagcagcagcagcagcagcagcagcagcagcagcagcagcagcagcagcagcagcagcagcagcagcagcagcagcagcagcagcagcagcagcagcagcagcagcagcagcagcagcagcagcagcagcagcagcagcagcagcagcagcagcagcagcagcagcagcagcagcagcagcagcagcagcagcagcagcagcagcagcagcagcagcagcagcagcagcagcagcagcagcagcagcagcagcagcagcagcagcagcagcagcagcagcagcagcagcagcagcagcagcagcagcagcagcagcagcagcagcagcagcagcagcagcagcagcagcagcagcagcagcagcagcagcagcagcagcagcagcagcagcagcagcagcagcagcagcagcagcagcagcagcagcagcagcagcagcagcagcagcagcagcagcagcagcagcagcagcagcagcagcagcagcagcagcagcagcagcagcagcagcagcagcagcagcagcagcagcagcagcagcagcagcagcagcagcagc
The Amblyomma americanum isolate KBUSLIRL-KWMA chromosome 3, ASM5285725v1, whole genome shotgun sequence genome window above contains:
- the LOC144126305 gene encoding uncharacterized protein LOC144126305, encoding MMAISDKLDQLLPLKETIDGIEDSLQLLSDQYDDLLSRTERNEREVKELRKSVEKVETQNDDVAQLKDDIYDLEWRSRRLNLEFNGIQETDKGNLLDKINALTAQIKLPALSENDVVAVHRLPAKKDKIPGIICRFARQADRDAWWQNRKKLQEADGNIFVLENLTKRTRALLFEAKNWAKVKKYKYVWHSNGRVLVRKAEGLNAELVANVGNLKKLA